From the Saccharomonospora marina XMU15 genome, the window ACCGGTTCGTGGAACGCTCGATCACCGACGAGATCATGTACGCGCTGATGGAGCTGTCCGGCCAGGAGTACGTCGACGTGTACGCGGCCAAGGCGAAGGAGTTGCTCGCCGCGGAGGAAGCCGGAGTGCGCCCGGCCGTACCGGCCCAGCCGGGCGCGCTGGACCGCACCCGGCTGCCGGAGACGAAGGCGGGCTGAGCCGCCCGCACGCGCCGAGCGCCGTTTAGTACCGTCGCTTCGGTGCGGTTCTTCTACGACACCGAATTCATCGAGGACGGCGTGACGATCGATCTGGTGTCGATCGGTGTCGTGGACGAGCGGGGACGCGAGTTCTACGCGGTGTCCACCGAGTTCGACCCGGGCAAGGCCGGACCCTGGGTTCGCGAGCACGTGCTGACGAAGCTGCCCTCGCCGGGCGACTCGGTGTGGCGCAGCCGCGAGCGCATTCGTGCCGACCTGCTGGAGTACTTCGGCAACCCCGCAGGCGGTATCGAGTTGTGGGCTTGGTTCGCCGCGTACGACCACGTCGCCCTCGCCCAGTTGTGGGGGCCGATGCCCGCGTTGCCGAGGCAGTTGCCGCGGTTCACCCGCGACCTGCGGCAGCGGTGGGAGGACCTGGGCAAACCCAGGCTGCCCGCCGCGCCGGACGACGCGCACGACGCCCTCGCCGACGCAAGGCACAACCTGGCGCGCTGGCGTGCCATGGAGCAGGCACGCCAGCGCGACGAGTCGTCGAGACGGTGTCGGTGACGGTGGCGGCAGATCGTGCTCAGCGTCCCCGCACGGCCGAGGCCAGTTCGTCCAGCAGCGCAGCCGTCGTGGACCAATCCATGCAGGCGTCGGTGATGCTGCGCCCGTAGGTCAGTTCGGCGGCTCTGCCGAGGGTCAGCTCCTGCCGCCCGGCTCGCAGGAAGCTCTCCAGCAGCACACCGGCGACGCCGCGTTCTCCCGCACCGACACGGCCCGCCAGTTCGGCCACCACCTCGGCCTGCCGGTGGTGGTCCTTGCCGCTGTTGCCGTGGCTGGCGTCGATCATCACTCGTTGCGGCAGCCCGGCACGACGCAGCCTGTCGAGGGTGTCGCGCACGGTGCTCTGGTCGTGGTTCGGTCCTGCCGAGCCACCGCGCAGGATGACGTGGCAGTCGGGGTTTCCCGAGGTGGTGAACAGCGCGGCGAGGCCGTCGGCGTTG encodes:
- a CDS encoding polyadenylate-specific 3'-exoribonuclease AS; translation: MRFFYDTEFIEDGVTIDLVSIGVVDERGREFYAVSTEFDPGKAGPWVREHVLTKLPSPGDSVWRSRERIRADLLEYFGNPAGGIELWAWFAAYDHVALAQLWGPMPALPRQLPRFTRDLRQRWEDLGKPRLPAAPDDAHDALADARHNLARWRAMEQARQRDESSRRCR